The following is a genomic window from Butyricimonas faecihominis.
CAAACGGGAATAATAATCCCCCGTCAACCGTCCCGTCACCTCCGAACTCACTTGGAGAATTTCCCCCCGGCTCACCCGCAAACGATCGATATACCGGAAACGCCGCACGTCCACCCGTTCCGCCACCCGGTTAAGATCATTCCGGATCAAATCCACGATCGTGTTATGCTCCGAACGCTCCTTGTAATCCTCCAGAATCACCCGCCCCGCGTCAGGCACCGAGGCATCAATCGTTCCCTTCATCGGGTAAGAAGAAATCACCCCCTCGTCCACCCGCACGAAAATCTCCGGCGAGAAACAGACAAATCGCCCCGGAACCAACAAACGGTAAGGCGACCGGGCACGGTGGAAAATCTCTTCCAACGTCCAGCCCGTCTCCAACCCCGTTGCCACCGTCAGGTTCAACAAAAAAGAATCGCCGCGAGCCAATCCCTCCCGCACCGCGGCAAACTTCTCCCGGTAAACCTCGTATGCCACCGGATTCGGGGAAAACACCCTTTCCGACACCTCCCCCGGCATCCCTTCCCTCACCGGGGAATTAGTGACACCCCCGGCCTCGAAAAGAATCTCTTGCTGTCCCAACGGGTCGGACACGAAAAAGCCTTCCGACAACTCGAAATCAACACCGAACAAAAACGGTTCCCGCCGGGCTCCCGCCTCGTTCATGCACACCCGGACCTCGTTTGCTGTAATCATACTCATAACCCCAAAGACGGTCAGTGACCCCGTCCCCTCACGTAAAAGAAATGTTTTAAAAACAAAGGTTGCTCCTCACCCGGAGCATTATAAAAACTCTCCAAGAAACGATTGAACGGCTGCCGTCCCTCCGCGGCATAACGCACCGCGTCGTCGGTAATGTCCTCGAAAGTAATCGTCACATCACGCCGAGGCACGAAAAACAGCAAATTCGCCAGCACGTAAAAAACCCCTTTCAGATAAGTCCACGCGAAATTCGGCGAGCGCCCCGTCTTGGCCCTTGACCACATACTCCCCCACAAACCCCGGATGCGCATACCCACGACACGCGTTCCCTCCGGCAACTGGTGGCACACCTGCCAAGCCCCCTGTTTGTTCCCCACACGCTCCAACCCGCTACTCGTCAACTGCCCCGCCGGGTAAAGCAACACGTTATGCCCCGCCGCCAAAGCATCGACCACCACCCGGTTCAACCCCGCCACGATCTCCACCCCCCGGCGGCTCTTCTCCAAATCCGGTACCCGCACCGCGTTCATCAAGTGCAACACCTGAGCCACCACCGGGATTTTAAAATACCCTTCCGTCACCAACGGCGACACATCCACGTAACGTAACAACTGAGAACAAACAATCTGCGGATCGACCGACGCCTGATGATTAGGCAAAAACAACGTTGCCCGCCGCTCGGCCAGCAACCCCGCCCCCTCAAGGCGCACCCGGTAACGGGCGCTCAAAACGCCCCGGTAAAAGGCCGCCAATACCTTCTTATAACCCATATCTAATTCTTTAGTCTAAACTTCTTAAACCTTACCCTCACCTCCTCCACGCACGAGAACAAAACAATCGTGATCGCGAACGTCAGCACGGCAAGAAAAATAAACACGTACTTCGTGTCGAAAAACATCGTCATTCCCCCGAAACACCCCGACGCCATCAACATGAACAGAAAAGTGATCAAGTTCGAGTAAGCCAACATATCCCCCAGCTCCCGCCCCTTCACGTTCGCTTGAATCCAAGCATCCAGCGGTACCTTGAACATCCCGCTGAAAAACGCGGCGAGGAACACAAGTACACCGAACGTCACCCCGTGAGCGTCAAAAACGAATATTGCCAGCAACGTCAATCCCGTCGTGATCCCCCCGTACGGCACCAATCCCAACTCCACGTCCCGACGAGACAACACCCCGGCAAGATAACATCCCGCCCCGATTCCCACGGCAGCCAACGACATCACGATACCCGTCTCCGAATCGTTCATCCCCAAATCCGAACGGCAGTACACGATAAGCACCATTTGAATCATCGAACCGATAAACCAGAACGTGGCCAGTCCCACGACCACCAGATTCAACCCCTTGAACGCCAACGCCCGCACGAACATATCTTTCACAAACTTCACGGGATTCAACGTCTCGTGGCTCTCCTTCATCGGCTCGCTCTCGTTCGCCCGAATCGTCAGACTCGACAACCAACCGAACAACGCCACCCCGAACAGGATCACGCACAGCACCGGGATCGTCACGCTCTCCGACAAAAAGGCCGCCATCAACGTCCCTGTCAGAATACCCACGAAAGCGAACATCTCCATGGCCCCGGAACCGTAAGAAATCCCCTCTTCACCCCCGATGTCACGAATCAACCCGTACTTCGAAGGAGAAAACAGCGCGCTCTGCAACCCCATCAACAAAATGGACGACAACACCAGTCCCGTCGAGTGCGTCAGGAACCCGGCCGTGGCCACGACCATAATCAGCATCTCGGCAAACTTCGCCCAAACCACAATCTTTCGCTTTTTATATATCTTCGCCAATCGTCCCGCCAACGGGGAAAACAGCAAATACGGTATCACCAATGCCGCCGATGCCAGCGTCACCACCATCGACTCGTTCTCCTTCCCCACCCAAGCTATGCAAATAAAACACGCCAGCGTCTTCAGGAAATTATCATTCAAAACTCCCAGATAATTCGTGAAAAACAGGGAAAACCAATTCTTTCTCTTCGCCATAATCACAACTTATATGATAAAACACAACAGCCAAAAGTAGTTTATTTTCCCCCGAATTCCTACTTTCGCGAAAGAAAACAGGTCATCCACCTCACAAAGAAAGCCACGGCATGGAGAATTCAAAAATAAAAAATATACTTGTCATTGATAATCATGACTCGTTCGTCTATAACCTCGTCCAAATCCTCCGGGAAAACGAACACTGCCAATTCGACATCGTTTATAACGACCAAATCGACTTTTCCTCGCTCGACCGCTACGACAAGCTCCTGTTATCCCCCGGACCGGGAATTCCAGCCGAGGCCGGAGAACTTCTCGCACTCATCGAGCATTGTAAAACCACTCACGACATCCTCGGTGTATGCCTCGGTCATCAAGCCATCGCCGAATCCTTCGGTGCCAGCTTGCAACAACTGCCTCTCCCCAAACACGGCCACGAAAGTCCCCTCACCATCGTCGATCCCACCGACATTCTCTACCACGGCCTCACCTATCCCGTGCAAGTAGGACGGTACCACTCATGGATCGTGAACCCTCACACGCTCCCCTCATGCCTCCGCATCAGCGCCCTCGACGAAGAAGGTCACATCATGTCCTTCTACCACACAAGCCTCCCCATCCGAGGCGTTCAATATCACCCCGAATCCATCATCACCCGCCAAGGCCGCCAAATGATTAACAACTGGATAAACGAAGAAAAGAGTTTATAAGGTTTATAAAGTTTATAAGGTTCATAAGGTTTATGGACCCCTGCGGGGCGCTTTGTCAACGGCAGCTTGAACTGCCGTTAAAACATTGTCCGAAGGACACCCGTGACTTTATGAACCTTATAAACTTTATGAACTTTATAAACCTTATGAACCCCAATCATTTGCCCCCGCAACCGGAATCTAAAATCCCCTCAGTTTTTTCCCCACGTACAATGGCCTTGACGCCGATTTTCCCCGATCGAAACCGAACCAGAATTCCTCCTTTTCTCCCGGTAAATGATACACCCGCATCACACTCTCGTATTCCCCCATCACGTTCACCACATCCCCCGGAATCTCTTTACTCCACGGTTTCAGCCGCTTACTCGGTTCCTTAGCAAAAGGAATCCCCGCAACAATCCACGCTACCGAAATATCAGTCAGAAACATCGGGTACCGTTCCTCGCAAAATTCGTACAACAACGCCCCCCGTCGTTCCAAACTAAGCGGTTGCTCCAACAACTCCCGTTCCTCCATCCAGCGTAGAAAATCCGACAGGAAACATTCATCATGCCCGATCAACTTACGGGTCACCCCCTGCCACGCCAAAGCATTATAAAAACCATCAATCAAACGAGACAACAACCGGGCTTGACGCAAATCCTCCACCGACATCGCTTTCGTCTGCAACACCTCGTACGGCACGTCCGGGGAATAGACAATTCCCAAAGCCTCTGCCTCCGCACGCATCGCCGTTCCGGGTAATAATTTCAACAACTCCAACTGGATCTCTCCCGTTCCGAAACCGGCCAGCACCCGCACATCCTCGATCATCTGTTCCAAAGAATACAATGGTAACCCGGCAATCAAATCAGCGTGTACCACCAAATTAGGTAATGACGCCAAATAACACAGCCCGTCCAAAGCCGCCTGCAAATCACCGATTCGCCGACAAGCCTGTAACACATTCTCCCGTAAACTCTGAATCCCCGCCTCCAGATGCAACAACCCGGCAGGCAACTCCCGCAACAACTCCTTCACCTCATCGGAAAGCAACGCCGGATGAATCTCCAAATGAAAACGCATCCCCGGAGCAAACTCCCGGAACAACTCCAGCAAACGAATCGCCCTCCGGGAAGACCCGTTAAAAGTACGATCCAACAACCGAATATCCCGAATACCATGATCCCGAATAACAGTCAGGCGTTCCCGAATACGCTCCACGGACAACACCCGCACGGGTTTCTCCGCCCCACTCACGCAAAAAGCACAAGTATTAAAACACCCCCTCGTCGTTTCCAACTGCACGAATGGCTTTGTCCAATCGAAAAAACGACTGTGTTCCGGAATCATCAATTGATCGAACTCCATCACCCTCGCCAATCCCCCATCATGATACACACCCTCCGCATCCAACCAACACAGCCCCACAACCTCATTCCACCGGGAAGGACAATCGTACACCCCCAGCCACTCGTGAAATCCCAACTCACCCTCTCCCCGAAACACGCAAGCCACGTGCCGATTCCGACGCAAATACTCCTCATTATCCCCCAGCATCTCCGGTCCCCCGAATATAATGGTACATTCCGGTAACAACGCCTTCACCCGAGCCGTGATCTTCAACAACACCTCATGCGTGAACAACCATGCCGTAGCCGCCACCACATCGGGCCGGGCCGCCACGATCTCGGCCACCACACTCCCCACATTTGAATTAATCGTCGCTGAAACTTTCCTCCATTCCACATTCCCCTCCTTTCCTTCCACTTGAGCATGAATAGCCGGAAGAGCCAATGAAGAATGAGCATACGAAGAATTCAAATCCAACCAAAGAAGTAACATAACAATTTCAATTTTAGTGTTCGCCTCCGGCGAGTTACAAGTACCTTTCCCCCTCTCCTTCCCTACCCCGCAAAGCTAACGCTTTTTCCATAAGAAAAAAAGTTCCAGAACAACACAAAAAAGGAACTGTCCCAAAAGTCATTTTTCAAACTCCCTCCCGGCTTCGCCGTACTCCCTCTATAAACAGAGGGAGAGCTGAAATACTCCCTATCTTCAGGAAGAGTCACCAACTCCTCCTCTGTTTATAGAGGAGGTGGCACGAAGTGACGGAGGAGTTTTTTGAAATGAAATGACTTTTTAGACAGCCCCTCTATTTAAATAACTTGTAACCTGTAACCCGTTAACTTGTAACGGCAGAATCCTATTCTGCCTTCCCGTGCAAATGCACATCCAACTGCGGGAACGGGATATTCAGATTCTCCTCGGCGAACGTCTTGTACACCTTCTCGTTCATATCAAAATAAACACCCCAGTAATCCCCGGCGTTCACCCAAGCACGAACCACGATATTCACCGAACTCTCTCCCAAAGAAGTCAAGGCAATAAAATAAGCCGGGTCCTTCAACACACGTCCATCCGCATCCAGCAAACGGGCAATCACGGCCTTCGCCTTCGTGTAATCATCCCCGTAAGCAATTCCGAACTCCCAATCTACCCGGCGAGTAGCCTCCCGTGAATAGTTTTTCATCAACCCCGTTGACAAACCGCCATTCGGGATAATGATAATCTTATTATCGGGAGTCGCTAAAATCGTATTAAATATCTGGA
Proteins encoded in this region:
- a CDS encoding aminodeoxychorismate synthase component I translates to MSMITANEVRVCMNEAGARREPFLFGVDFELSEGFFVSDPLGQQEILFEAGGVTNSPVREGMPGEVSERVFSPNPVAYEVYREKFAAVREGLARGDSFLLNLTVATGLETGWTLEEIFHRARSPYRLLVPGRFVCFSPEIFVRVDEGVISSYPMKGTIDASVPDAGRVILEDYKERSEHNTIVDLIRNDLNRVAERVDVRRFRYIDRLRVSRGEILQVSSEVTGRLTGDYYSRLGEVVFGMLPAGSISGAPKPSTLRIIARAEGERRGFYTGVFGYFDGKRLDSAVMIRYIEVRDGRYYFRSGGGITINSECRAEYEEVLAKVYLPFDK
- a CDS encoding lysophospholipid acyltransferase family protein, whose product is MGYKKVLAAFYRGVLSARYRVRLEGAGLLAERRATLFLPNHQASVDPQIVCSQLLRYVDVSPLVTEGYFKIPVVAQVLHLMNAVRVPDLEKSRRGVEIVAGLNRVVVDALAAGHNVLLYPAGQLTSSGLERVGNKQGAWQVCHQLPEGTRVVGMRIRGLWGSMWSRAKTGRSPNFAWTYLKGVFYVLANLLFFVPRRDVTITFEDITDDAVRYAAEGRQPFNRFLESFYNAPGEEQPLFLKHFFYVRGRGH
- a CDS encoding MFS transporter — translated: MAKRKNWFSLFFTNYLGVLNDNFLKTLACFICIAWVGKENESMVVTLASAALVIPYLLFSPLAGRLAKIYKKRKIVVWAKFAEMLIMVVATAGFLTHSTGLVLSSILLMGLQSALFSPSKYGLIRDIGGEEGISYGSGAMEMFAFVGILTGTLMAAFLSESVTIPVLCVILFGVALFGWLSSLTIRANESEPMKESHETLNPVKFVKDMFVRALAFKGLNLVVVGLATFWFIGSMIQMVLIVYCRSDLGMNDSETGIVMSLAAVGIGAGCYLAGVLSRRDVELGLVPYGGITTGLTLLAIFVFDAHGVTFGVLVFLAAFFSGMFKVPLDAWIQANVKGRELGDMLAYSNLITFLFMLMASGCFGGMTMFFDTKYVFIFLAVLTFAITIVLFSCVEEVRVRFKKFRLKN
- a CDS encoding anthranilate synthase component II produces the protein MENSKIKNILVIDNHDSFVYNLVQILRENEHCQFDIVYNDQIDFSSLDRYDKLLLSPGPGIPAEAGELLALIEHCKTTHDILGVCLGHQAIAESFGASLQQLPLPKHGHESPLTIVDPTDILYHGLTYPVQVGRYHSWIVNPHTLPSCLRISALDEEGHIMSFYHTSLPIRGVQYHPESIITRQGRQMINNWINEEKSL
- a CDS encoding B12-binding domain-containing radical SAM protein, whose product is MLLLWLDLNSSYAHSSLALPAIHAQVEGKEGNVEWRKVSATINSNVGSVVAEIVAARPDVVAATAWLFTHEVLLKITARVKALLPECTIIFGGPEMLGDNEEYLRRNRHVACVFRGEGELGFHEWLGVYDCPSRWNEVVGLCWLDAEGVYHDGGLARVMEFDQLMIPEHSRFFDWTKPFVQLETTRGCFNTCAFCVSGAEKPVRVLSVERIRERLTVIRDHGIRDIRLLDRTFNGSSRRAIRLLELFREFAPGMRFHLEIHPALLSDEVKELLRELPAGLLHLEAGIQSLRENVLQACRRIGDLQAALDGLCYLASLPNLVVHADLIAGLPLYSLEQMIEDVRVLAGFGTGEIQLELLKLLPGTAMRAEAEALGIVYSPDVPYEVLQTKAMSVEDLRQARLLSRLIDGFYNALAWQGVTRKLIGHDECFLSDFLRWMEERELLEQPLSLERRGALLYEFCEERYPMFLTDISVAWIVAGIPFAKEPSKRLKPWSKEIPGDVVNVMGEYESVMRVYHLPGEKEEFWFGFDRGKSASRPLYVGKKLRGF